The Coffea arabica cultivar ET-39 chromosome 9e, Coffea Arabica ET-39 HiFi, whole genome shotgun sequence genome has a window encoding:
- the LOC113710108 gene encoding uncharacterized protein, with product MRAPPFTDDINEERLPPNFKLPSISSYDGRGDPEDYIHAFISAFRIYCIPDPVICRVFPVFLQGTARKWFWGLEPRSISTLGELVERFLHRFVSSRPTTRISTYLLNIQQNPGESLRSYVQRFHEESVQIPDPNEHVTIAVFTHGFVAGVFNTGIHKKYPRTLQDLWSKVEKDIQAEDLNCMKKEVQTARSGTDSQRKKETSRSEAGINGGFQSPNWDRRSVFDRIAKGKSHIPESELTSLNTTRSRVLSVMEQNNLGRAPPKMFGSRDITGTSDMKRKTTTTLKER from the coding sequence ATGAGGGCTCCACCTTTCACGGATGACATCAACGAGGAAAGGCTTCCCCCGAACTTCAAACTTCCCTCCATATCTTCATATGACGGCCGAGGTGATCCTGAGGATTATATTCATGCTTTCATCTCGGCTTTCCGGATATATTGCATTCCCGATCCCGTCATCTGTCGGGTTTTTCCAGTATTCCTTCAAGGAACTGCTCGAAAATGGTTCTGGGGTTTAGAACCTAGGAGCATATCTACCCTGGGGGAATTAGTGGAGAGATTTCTCCACCGATTTGTATCTTCTAGGCCTACGACCAGAATCTCGACTTATCTGCTGAATATACAGCAGAATCCAGGAGAGTCACTTCGATCCTATGTACAGAGGTTTCATGAGGAGAGCGTGCAGATACCTGATCCCAATGAACATGTTACAATAGCTGTCTTTACCCACGGGTTCGTTGCCGGGGTATTTAATACTGGGATACACAAGAAGTACCCCCGCACACTCCAAGACCTCTGGTCGAAAGTTGAAAAAGACATACAGGCCGAGGATCTCAACTGCATGAAAAAAGAAGTCCAAACAGCTCGCTCGGGAACTGATtcccaaaggaagaaagaaaccagCCGAAGTGAAGCCGGTATTAACGGTGGCTTCCAAAGTCCTAATTGGGATCGTCGAAGTGTGTTTGACAGGATAGCCAAGGGGAAGTCACATATCCCTGAATCCGAGCTAACCTCTTTAAACACCACCCGATCCCGAGTACTCTCCGTAATGGAGCAGAACAACCTCGGACGTGCCCCTCCAAAGATGTTCGGGAGCAGAGATATCACCGGAACATCGGATATGAAACGGAAGACTACAACGACCTTAAAAGAGAGATAG
- the LOC113710109 gene encoding uncharacterized protein, which translates to MVTLMVTVGHHPCCRIVPVNFVVVKTDSPYNLLMGRPTLNGLRAVYSTYHLIFKFSTPAGVTEVSSDVGAARECYLATLEAVSISTSGTRPERRSSILSIDCIDSQQTGKPKKLKTGDEVEDIPLDLSRPDQTIRVGVHLPDSFKIQMVDLLKEHRDVFSWAAYEVQGVPHHLIIHELNVDSQARSVKQKRRHFRPKRSQAVGEEVDKLLPAMMIREVQYPTWLSNPVMVKKDTGAWRMCVDFIDLNKACPKDCYPLPKVDALMDSAMGYKFSVFSMPLRGITRSG; encoded by the coding sequence ATGGTCACACTGATGGTGACTGTAGGACATCATCCCTGCTGCCGTATCGTCCCCGTTAACTTCGTCGTGGTCAAAACTGACTCTCCTTATAATTTATTGATGGGCCGACCTACGCTTAACGGTTTACGTGCAGTATACTCCACGTAtcatttaatcttcaaattttcaACTCCGGCAGGCGTGACCGAGGTGAGCAGTGACGTAGGTGCTGCGCGAGAATGTTACCTCGCCACCTTGGAAGCCGTCTCTATCTCAACCTCCGGAACGAGGCCAGAGAGAAGGTCCAGTATCCTCTCAATCGATTGTATCGATTCTCAACAGACCGGGAAGCCGAAAAAGCTAAAGACCGGAGATGAGGTAGAGGATATCCCCTTGGACCTCTCCAGGCCCGATCAGACCATCCGCGTCGGCGTCCATTTGCCTGACTCGTTTAAGATACAGATGGTTGATCTCCTCAAGGAGCACCGGGATGTTTTTTCTTGGGCTGCCTATGAGGTCCAAGGTGTGCCTCATCACCTCATAATACACGAGCTGAATGTTGATTCTCAGGCACGCTCGGTCAAACAAAAGAGAAGGCACTTCCGCCCAAAGCGTAGTCAAGCAGTAGGCGAGGAGGTGGACAAACTCCTGCCTGCGATGATGATCAGAGAAGTGCAGTACCCGACCTGGTTATCCAACCCGGTCATGGTCAAGAAGGACACGGGGGCCTGGAGAATGTGCGTCGATTTTATCGACCTGAATAAGGCCTGTCCTAAGGACTGCTACCCATTGCCTAAAGTCGACGCCCTGATGGACTCGGCCATGGGTTacaaattttctgttttctcgATGCCTTTAAGGGGTATCACTAGATCGGGATGA